Part of the Maridesulfovibrio sp. genome, TTATACCGGTATCCCCATGGTCTTTATGATCGCCATGACCGGTTGGGCAATGGTGTTCAACCTCCAGAAATTCTACGCCGGAGGCAAGTGGCTGCTCTTCGTAGTAGGTTTGATTGTATTCGTGCTCGAAATCTGGATGATTGCTGAAACCTATCTGATTATGAAGAAGGTTTATGGCGGTGACGAAGAAGCACAAGGAGTTACTGATAACGCCTAGCTGATCGTTTTCAGTACATATAGTGAAGAAGCCCCCGGCAGCCTTTGGTTGTCGGGGGTGTTTTTGTGAAGGATGTGTACATGTTTTTTGAGAGAGGTTATGATGGTAAGTGTATAAATCAGTCCATGCAGGTATAGGGGCAGGGAACATGAAATCAGAAGACAGAGCCACAGATATAACCATTAATGAATCCGGGATTATCTGGAATTGGAACGCCAAGCATATTCTTGCGGATAAATATCGAATGCTGGAGTTCGGTAAATTGCTGGTGGCTGTCTTGGTAATGTTTATTGTTTTGATGGTGGTTATTGTCGTTGCTGTAGATGGAGGTATGAGGGAGCTTCAGACTGCTCTTTATATTTCTATGGCTGCCATAGGAGGATTCGGGGTGCTGATTCTTGTGGCCCTTGCCTTGGTGGGCCATGTTTTTAGATATCAGTTCGGAGTATCGGATAAATCAGTTTACTCTCGGATGTTTACGGGAAAGATGGAAGATGCAGCAACAGCGATAGTCGTTCTTTCTGCCATGATGGGAAATCCCCAGGCCATGGGGCAGGGGATACTGGCTAAATCTGATGAGTATGTTGAAATCAGTTTTGCAGATATGAAGAAGATCAGTTGGTATCCTGCTGACTATGTTATAAGATTTAAGGGGGCGTGGTACAGCAAGCCGTTTTATATGGATTGTCCGCCGCATCTATATAATGAAATAGAAGTAAAGATACGTGCCGGACTTAAAGTCGCGCACAATGTTAATTTTATCGATGAATTGAATTAAGTAATACTTATTTACAATTCCAAACTTGACACAAACCTATCCTTCATTCATTCCTGCAAGCGGCAGGCACGGCTTTTTGTAAATTTATTCCTGCTCGTATAAGTCCCTCTTAGGAAAGCCGGACAGGTCCAGTAAAATATTTCATATCGATACCTTACCAATAAACAACCATACATTATGAACGTAATGATCACCGGGGCGACCGGATTGATTGGTTCCCGGCTTGTCAAAATTCTTGCTGAAAAGGGATTCCATATTAAAGCTCTTGTTCGCGATAAGATCAGGGCTCAGCAGCTTATTAATGAACCAGTGGAATTTGCAATTGGAGATTTGAATAACGAATCTGCACTTGAAGAGGCTTTGCAGGGCTGTAGATATCTTTTTCATCTGGCAGCGGATTATCGTCTTTGGGTTCCGGACCCGGAAAGTATGACCCGTACTAACGTGGAAGGTACGCGTTTGCTGATGCAGAAAGCCCTTGAAGCCGGGGTGGAGCGTATTGTCTACACTTCCAGTGTTTGTGTGCTTGGAAGTAATGATGATGGGAGCCCTGCTGACGAAGACGCTGAATCAACAGTTGCGGACATGATCAGTCCGTACAAGAAATCCAAATTTTTAGCTGAGAAAGTGGTTATGAAGATGATTCGGGATGAGGGGCTTCCTGCTGTGATTGTGAATCCCTCAACTCCGGTTGGGCCGGGCGATTCGCGGCCGACTCCTACAGGAACCATGGTGCTCAATGCCGCCCGTGACGGCGGAATGTTTTACGCTGATACAGGGCTGAATGTCGCTCACGTTGATGATATTGCTTACGGTCATCTGCTTGCCTTGGAAAAGGGTAGAATTGGTCGCAGGTATATCCTCGGAGGGGATAATATCAGCCTTAAGGATTTATTTGCCATGACAGCCCGGATCACCAATAAGCCCGGACCTAGGTTCAGGGTCCCGCAGATGGTGATGTATCTCGCTGGTTTCACCGGGGAAGTAATGGCAAGGCTGGGACTGCTCAAGAATCCTGTGGCTACCATGGATAGTGTGCGCATGGCATCCAAAAAGATGTATTACAGTTCTGAGCGGGCTGAAAAAGAATTGGGCTACACTCATCGTCCGGCTTTGGAAGCGGTTCAGGATGCGGTCTGCTGGTTTAAGGATCAGCAGATGCTTGATTAGATTTTTTGGTGGTACTAATTTTTAAGCCCCCGTTGACCAGAAGGTTGCCGGGGGCTTTTTCTATCTCATCTCTTGGCGTCTGCCGGACTTGCTGCTAAAAACGGTAATTATAGAGATTAAAGGAGAAATTATGCGCTCAATATATTTTGAAAATGGAAAAATTGATTTTGTTGAACGGGATAAGCCGCAACTTGCTCCCGGCGAAGCTTTGCTCAAGGTCCGGCTGGCTGGAATTTGCAATACGGATATTGAATTGCATAAGGGTTATTACGGGTTTGCAGGTGTTCCCGGCCATGAATTTGTTGCGGAAGTTGAAGACTGTCCTGATAGGCCTGAGTTGGTCGGTAAGCGCGTTGTGGCAGATATTAACTGTCCGGTTGGTCCGTTTAAGGGTGATCACAGGCATGCTCCTGATCGGACTGTTATTGGTATAGTCAATCATGACGGGGCGTTTGCCGAGTACCTGAAAGCACCTGCTGATAATCTTTGTGTGGTCGCGGACAATGTTGAGGATCGGGCTGCTGTTTTTGCCGAGCCTCTTGCTGCCGGACTGGAGGTCAGCCAGCAGATTCATATTATCGGGGATATGCGGGTAATGGTGCTTGGAGATGGAAAGCTGGGCTTACTTACCGCGCTGGCTTTGAAGTTATACAACCCTAACGTTTTACTGGTGGGTAAGCATGAGGATAAGCTTGCCATTGCTGCGAAGCAGGGGGTGAATACCTATTGTCTCAGTGACCCTGAAGAACTTACCGCGCTGTCTGAAAAGTGGGATAAATTTGATTTGGTGGTGGAAGCTACCGGCAGCGAGAAAGGCATTAATTATGCTCTTGATTTTGTGCGCCCTGAAGGAACCATTGTTGCCAAGACCACTTCGCATCTGCCCAGCTCTATCAACCTCGCCAAGCTGGTGGTTGATGAAATTTCCATTGTCGGCTCCCGTTGCGGTGACATCGGTCTGGCATTGAATGTGTTGGAACAGGGAATTATTGATGTGAGCGGCTTGATTGAAGCTGAGTATGATTTTTCTGATTTTAATGATGCATTCGAGCGCGCTATGAGTAAGGGAGCATTGAAGGTTCTGGTTAGGATGTAGAAGCTATGTTATGATTTAATCTCTTATGGAGGAATTTAATTAAATTTACGGTGTTCTTCAATCCTTTCATAAAAGGGGATATTTTCATGCGGCGCGTTCTTCTTGTTTCGTTCTTTCTGCTGTTTTGGATGCTAAATGGTTCGGCATATGCGGCTTCGTTAGAGAAGATAACCGGTAAGGTTGAGTTGTGTCGTTGCAATCAGGATTTTTTCGTACAGGTGCAGATAGGTCAGGAAGTAAAGATCGGAGATGTCTTGCGTACCGGACCGGATGGAAAAGCTGTTTTGCGTCTTGATGCGGGATCAACCATGAGTTTTGGCGAAAACAGTGAATTTAGGCTTGGCGGAGAAATTGAGGGCGAGAAACAAACTCTTATCGGTACCTTCTATCGCGGGGTATTGCGGGCCATACTCAGTAAACGCGAAGGATCTTATATAGCCACCCCCCGTTCATTGATAGGTATTCGGGGTACTGATATTTCCCTGACTCAGAAAGGTAATGCCGGATTTTATTTTTTAGACGAAGGGCGTGTGGGGGTGCAGTCAGAAAGTACAATTGCCGTGCTTGATGCAAGGCAGATGACCGCTACCTATGCGGGGCGTAAGCCTTTGCCGGTGTTTACATTCAGCAAGTCTTC contains:
- the hpnA gene encoding hopanoid-associated sugar epimerase, giving the protein MNVMITGATGLIGSRLVKILAEKGFHIKALVRDKIRAQQLINEPVEFAIGDLNNESALEEALQGCRYLFHLAADYRLWVPDPESMTRTNVEGTRLLMQKALEAGVERIVYTSSVCVLGSNDDGSPADEDAESTVADMISPYKKSKFLAEKVVMKMIRDEGLPAVIVNPSTPVGPGDSRPTPTGTMVLNAARDGGMFYADTGLNVAHVDDIAYGHLLALEKGRIGRRYILGGDNISLKDLFAMTARITNKPGPRFRVPQMVMYLAGFTGEVMARLGLLKNPVATMDSVRMASKKMYYSSERAEKELGYTHRPALEAVQDAVCWFKDQQMLD
- a CDS encoding alcohol dehydrogenase catalytic domain-containing protein — its product is MRSIYFENGKIDFVERDKPQLAPGEALLKVRLAGICNTDIELHKGYYGFAGVPGHEFVAEVEDCPDRPELVGKRVVADINCPVGPFKGDHRHAPDRTVIGIVNHDGAFAEYLKAPADNLCVVADNVEDRAAVFAEPLAAGLEVSQQIHIIGDMRVMVLGDGKLGLLTALALKLYNPNVLLVGKHEDKLAIAAKQGVNTYCLSDPEELTALSEKWDKFDLVVEATGSEKGINYALDFVRPEGTIVAKTTSHLPSSINLAKLVVDEISIVGSRCGDIGLALNVLEQGIIDVSGLIEAEYDFSDFNDAFERAMSKGALKVLVRM
- a CDS encoding tetratricopeptide repeat protein — its product is MRRVLLVSFFLLFWMLNGSAYAASLEKITGKVELCRCNQDFFVQVQIGQEVKIGDVLRTGPDGKAVLRLDAGSTMSFGENSEFRLGGEIEGEKQTLIGTFYRGVLRAILSKREGSYIATPRSLIGIRGTDISLTQKGNAGFYFLDEGRVGVQSESTIAVLDARQMTATYAGRKPLPVFTFSKSSGLSQARDKLSLLTSIEIPPSLKGQAQLNEILARWIINYAHYLADAGKAGDAETALLIAEELTSKQNVKGEVLLQIGGLYFYHLNDVQGALRSYRRIIREYHNTPYYENALYGAIRCFMQLDQQEKAAEYARRYEEVFPDGKHIQGLDSLVR